One stretch of Chryseobacterium indologenes DNA includes these proteins:
- a CDS encoding MFS transporter, which yields MKIATFEVVKNISKISNHRDIVPFNKNLKMQVNSTNGISRTVVWLMAIISGLVVANNYYNQPLLALISEDLNVSEAAASKISVLTQIGYALGLLLIVPLGDKFFRKKLILIDLFLVFGSLIWMTFANQLWMLYAASLLIGATSVIPQLFVPIAAELSSDKEKSANIGLVMSGLLLGILLSRFIGGIVGEVWGWRAMFGIAAGLMILVWIAVYKMLPELSPNFKGTYKELMRSVAHLAKTQPILQLASFRGAMAFGSMCALFTTLVFHMEKPPFNAGSSVVGSFGLAGAVGALAAAKVGKLQKYLDINRIILYSLLILIGSWGFTYFAGETYWGLIVGVILVDLGVQSSHIMNQTNYFLIKSNAVNRLNTVYMVSYFIGGSLGTWLASVAWQKAQWTGVCFIGAAFGILALIAHVLFCNKVNKS from the coding sequence GTGAAAATAGCTACCTTTGAGGTCGTTAAAAATATATCCAAAATAAGTAACCATCGGGATATAGTACCATTCAATAAAAATTTAAAGATGCAGGTGAATTCTACCAACGGTATTTCCAGAACAGTGGTCTGGCTAATGGCGATTATTTCAGGACTTGTAGTGGCAAACAATTATTACAATCAGCCCTTATTGGCATTGATTTCTGAAGATCTTAATGTATCTGAAGCTGCTGCCAGCAAAATTTCTGTGCTCACCCAGATTGGCTATGCCCTGGGACTGTTATTAATTGTACCACTTGGGGATAAGTTTTTTCGTAAAAAATTAATCCTGATCGACTTATTTCTTGTCTTTGGTTCTTTGATCTGGATGACCTTTGCCAACCAGCTATGGATGCTGTATGCGGCCAGCTTACTGATTGGTGCCACTTCGGTTATTCCTCAGCTGTTTGTACCCATAGCAGCGGAACTTTCATCAGATAAGGAGAAATCAGCGAATATCGGATTGGTAATGTCCGGACTTTTGCTGGGAATTCTGCTTTCCCGTTTCATTGGGGGAATTGTAGGGGAAGTATGGGGCTGGAGAGCAATGTTCGGAATTGCTGCTGGATTGATGATCTTAGTATGGATAGCTGTTTATAAAATGCTTCCTGAATTATCTCCCAATTTCAAAGGGACTTATAAAGAACTTATGCGTTCAGTAGCTCATCTTGCTAAAACGCAACCTATTCTTCAACTGGCGTCATTCCGTGGGGCTATGGCTTTCGGATCGATGTGTGCCTTATTTACAACACTGGTATTTCACATGGAGAAACCTCCCTTTAATGCAGGTTCGTCTGTAGTGGGAAGTTTTGGGCTGGCTGGAGCTGTGGGGGCTTTAGCAGCAGCTAAAGTAGGGAAGCTTCAGAAATACCTGGATATCAATCGTATCATATTATATTCGTTACTGATCCTTATAGGAAGCTGGGGGTTCACCTATTTTGCAGGAGAAACCTATTGGGGCTTAATTGTGGGAGTTATACTCGTAGACCTTGGGGTACAGTCCAGTCACATTATGAACCAAACCAATTATTTTTTAATTAAATCCAATGCGGTGAACAGGCTGAATACGGTCTATATGGTTTCTTATTTCATTGGTGGTTCATTGGGAACGTGGCTGGCTTCTGTTGCCTGGCAGAAAGCCCAATGGACAGGTGTCTGTTTTATAGGAGCTGCATTTGGTATTTTGGCATTAATTGCTCACGTTCTGTTTTGTAATAAGGTCAATAAATCTTAG
- a CDS encoding winged helix-turn-helix transcriptional regulator, which yields MGKIKESSTNNINKQYIQECNLSYAVCKIGGRWKLFILSKLKDEKLRFSELKRSISGITERMLTLQLRELEKEGLVKRTVYAEVPPRVDYELTEIARELIPIWDALNEWGGKHRKFIELQDEFEE from the coding sequence ATGGGAAAAATAAAAGAAAGTTCAACAAATAATATCAACAAGCAATACATTCAGGAGTGCAATCTGAGCTATGCGGTTTGTAAAATTGGTGGAAGATGGAAACTATTTATTCTGAGTAAATTAAAAGATGAAAAGTTACGCTTCAGCGAACTTAAAAGATCTATTTCAGGAATTACAGAAAGAATGCTTACCCTCCAACTAAGGGAGCTTGAAAAAGAAGGTCTGGTAAAAAGAACAGTGTATGCAGAAGTTCCGCCAAGAGTAGACTATGAACTCACGGAAATTGCCAGGGAGCTTATTCCAATATGGGATGCTTTGAATGAATGGGGAGGAAAACACCGTAAGTTTATTGAGTTGCAGGATGAATTTGAAGAATAA